The DNA window GTCCTTGGTCGGATCCGGCGGAACGTAAGCGGAGGAACCGCCGCGCTCTTCCTTCTCGCCGCCGTTCTGCAGGTGCCCGCGCAGGCCGGCTTCGCCCTTGGTCTCGTCCTTGCCCTTCAGCTCGTCGGGCACATCCTGCAGCACTTCGATGTCCGGATCGATGCCCTTGGCCTGGATCGAGCGGCCGGACGGGGTGTAGTAGCGCGCCGTCGTCAGGCGCACGGCGCCGTTGCCGCCGAGCGGAATGATCGTCTGCACGGAGCCCTTGCCGAACGAGCGGGTTCCGAGAACCGTCGCGCGCTTGTGGTCCTGCAGGGCGCCGGCCACGATCTCGGACGCCGAAGCCGAGCCGCCGTTGACGAGCACCACCAGGGGCTTGCCCTTGGCCAGATCGCCGACCTTGGCGCTGAAGCGCTGGGTATCCTCGGCATTGCGGCTGCGGGTCGAGACGATCTCGCCCCGGTCGAGGAAGGCGTCGGACACCATGATCGCCTGATCGAGCAGGCCACCCGGATTGTTGCGCAGGTCGATGACGAAGCCCGCCACCTTGTCGGCGCCGATGTCGGACGTGAGCTTCTCGATGCCTGAGCGCAAGCCCTCGTAGGTCTGCTCGTTGAACTGGGTCACGCGCAGGACGCCGATGTCGCCCTCGACACGGGCGCGAACCGGACGAACCTTGATGGTCTCGCGGGTCAGCTTCACCACCACCGGATCCTTGGCTTCCTTGCGCTGGATCTTCAGGGTAACCGAGGAATTGACCGGGCCGCGCATCTTGTCGACGGCCTGGTTCAGGTTGAGGCCCTGAACGGCTTCGTCGTTGATGTGGGTGATGACGTCGTTGGCCAGGATGCCGGCTCGGGACGCAGGCGTCTCGTCGATCGGCGTCACGACCTTCACGAGGCCGTCCTCCATGGTGACCTCGATGCCAAGGCCGCCGAACTCGCCGCGGGTCTGCACCTGCATGTCACGGAAGCTCTTGGCGTCCATGTAGCTCGAATGCGGGTCGAGCGAGGTGAGCATGCCGTTGATGGCGGCCTCGACCAGCTTCGACTCTTCGGGCTTCTCTACGTAATCCGTCCGGACCTTCTCGAAGACGTCTCCAAAAAGGCTCAGCTGGCGGTACGTGTCGGCCGAGGCGGCAACCGCGCTCATGCCCGACAGGAGACTGGTCTGCGACACCATGGTCGCGCCGCCTGCGCCGATGGCCGCACCGAGAATCAAAAGGGATAGTTTGCGCATTATCCGCGAACCTTTTCGCTTTGCGATTTTGCCCACCAGGGACCTGGGTCAATTGAACCGCCGTCTTTCCTGAACTCAACATAGAGGACGGGATTGTTCTTTTCTATGGCGGCACCGATCAAACTCATGAGAGGAGCTTCCCCCATGGTCGCAACGGGTTCGCCTGCGAGCACGAACTGCCCCACATCGACATTGATATGGTCCATACCAGCCAGAAGAACATAGTATCCCCCACCGGCATTGATGATCAAGAGTCGACCATAGGACCGGAAGGGGCCGGCAAAGGACACCCATCCGTCGGCGGGTGATACCACACTCGCCTTGGGCCGCGTCGTGATCGAAATGCCACGCGTCGTTCCGCCATAGCCGTCCGCAGCCCCGAATTCCAGGGCCGTCTCGCCGCTGACGGGACGGGGCAGCAGGCCCCGCGCTTCGGAGAACGGGATTTTCGGGGCGAGCCGGGCCGGATCCCGGAAGGCCAGCTGGGCGAATTTCTCCCGGGTTTCGCGCTCCTGGGCCTCGGCGGCCTTGCGGGCCTCCTCGGCGGCGCGCCGGGCCCCGGCGATCTCGGCCTCCATGCGGTCGACCAGCTCCTTCAGGGTGCCGGCCTGACGGGCAAGCTCCTCGGCCTTCTGCCGCTCGGCTCCCGCATTGCGCTCGACCTCGGCGATGCGGCTCTGCCGGGCGTCCATGAGGGCGGCGAGACGCTCCTGCTCCCGGCTCAGGGCGGTCAGCTCCCCGTTGAGTGTCGCGCGGTCGGCCGTAATGGCCTCTTTGAGGCGCACGAGCTCGGCGAGGTCGCCGGCCAGAATCTCGGCCTCCTGGCGCAATTCCGGCAGAACGGCCCCCAGCATGATCGAGGCGCGGACCGCCTCCAGCATGTCCTCCGGCCGCACCAGCACGGCGGGCGGCGGACGGCGGCCCATACGCTGAAGGGCTGCAAAGACCTCGACAATGACCCCGCGCCGGCTCTGAAGGGAGCGGCGAATGGCCGCTTCGCTGGAGCCGAGCGTCTGAAGCCTCTGCTCCAGCCCGCGGATCCTGTCCTCGGTGCCGCGAACCCGGTCGGCGGTGTCGATCAGGGCAGCATTGAGCTTCGCCCGGTCCGCCTTGACGTCGTCGATCTCGGCCTCGAGACGCTTCCGCGCCTCGGCATTGGCCGCGATGGCCTCCTCCAGAACCTTCAGGTCCTTTTCCCGCTGGGCCTTCTGCTCGGCCGGCCCGGTGGGGACAGGCTGAGGCGCCGGCCCAGACGCGGGCTGCTGGGCCCCGGCAGGGCTCAGGCTGGCGGCAACCATCCATGCGGCAAGGCCGAGAGCCTTGCGGGAAAAGAAGGAGTTGATGCAGGTCATCCGTCAGGAATCATCGTGGCCGGCGCGATGATAAGGGTGTCCGGCCAGAATTGTCAGGGCTCTATAGAGCTGCTCTGCCACGAGGGCCCGCACGATCTGGTGCGGCATAGTGAGCGCCCCGAAGGACACGACCAAGTCGGCTCGCTGTCTCAGCCGGGGATCGAGCCCGTCGGGCCCGCCGATCACACAGGCGACGCCGGAGCGGCCCTCGTCGCGCCATTGCCTGATTCGCTCAGCGAAGGCTTCGCTCGAAGGGCTCCTGCCGCGCTCGTCGAAGACGACCAGCACGGACGAGCCGGCCTTCTCCAGAAGGGCCTCGGCCTCCTCCGCGCGCCGGTCGTCCTCGCGGCGTGCCCGGCTCTCGGGCAGTTCGACGATGTCGAAGCCGCCCAATCCGAGGGCACGGCCCATGCCCTCGACCCGCTGCTTGTAACGTTCGACGAGCTCACGTTCGGGGCCGCTCTTGAGTCGGCCCACGGCCAGCAAGCTCAGTCGCACGAATCCTGCCTTGTGTTAGCTGACGCGGTCCTGCGGACGGTCGGCGCCCCACATCTTCTCGAGGTTGTAGAAGCCACGCACCTCGGGACGGAAAACGTGGATCAGCACGTCGCCGGCATCGATCAGCACCCAGTCGCAGGCGGGAAGACCCTCGACGCGCGCATTTCCGAACCCCTTGTCCTTGAGATCCTTGATCACGCGGTCGGCGATGGCACCCACATGGCGATCGGAACGGCCCGATGTCACGATCATGGTGTCGGCAAGGGAGGTTTTTCCGGCCAAGTCGATTTCGACCGTGTTTTCGGCCTTCATATCCTCGAGGGAGGTCAGGGCGACGGCCCGGATGTCCTCATCGTGCGGAGCGTCCGCTCCGGAGAGAGGAGGAAGCGGGTTCTTGTCCGCTTCGACGGAAGATAGTCGGTTCAGGTTCAGACCCTTTCTCAACGGCACTCAGAGGGTGCCGACCCTTAAGATAATGTGGGAGGGCCCCAATTTTCAACGTCTTCCGACAGCAGAAGTTCGTGTCATTTGGCGCAGCTTCGTGGACGACAGGTGCGATCTCGGTCCGTGCAGGAAAACCCAGGCCGGCGGCTTGAGCCCTGGCAGGGCAAGGGCTTCGTTCTCGCCGATCCGGCTCGAGGACAGGGCGGTGGCGCTGCGGGACCGGGCCGCCTTCAGGGTCCATCCGGGCCGATCAATCACGGCCATGGGCATCATGCGGGCGATGCGGCGCCAGCCCCGCCACCGGTGGAAGCTCGCCAAATTGTCGGCGCCCATGATCCAGACGAACCGGACTCCAGGATAGCGGCGCTTGAGATAGGCCAGAGTGTCGACCGTGTAGCGGGCTCCGATCTCATCCTCGAAGGCGGTCACGTCGATGCGCGGGTCGTCGGAGACCCGTCTGGCCTCCTCGACGCGCATCCCGGTCGTCGCCAGCTCGCCGGTGTCCTTCAGGGGATTGCCCGGGGTGACGATCCACCAGACCCGGTCAAGTCCGAGCCGCTTCATGGCCATGAGGCTCACGTGGCGGTGCCCGGCATGGGCCGGATTGAACGATCCGCCATAGAGGCCGATCCGCATGCCGGCGGATGCCCGTGGCAGACGGGTCAGGCCCGAGGGCCTGATGCGGAAGCGGGATGAGGCAGGGTTCACGGGCGCGTCTGGCCCGCGCCGCGGATGCGGTACTTGAACGAGGTCAGCTGTTCGACGCCGACGGGCCCCCGAGCATGCATGCGCCCCGTGGCGATGCCGATCTCGGCGCCGAATCCGAATTCTCCGCCATCCGCGAACTGAGTCGAGGCATTGTGGAGCACGATGGCGGAATCGACCTCGGCCAGGAAGCGCTCAGCCGCCGCCTCATCGTCGGTCACGATCGAATCGGTGTGGTGGGAGCCGTAAGCCTCGATATGCGCGATCGCAGCCTCAATGCCGTCAACCACACGGGCCGAGATGACTGCATCGAGATATTCGGTGCACCAATCGTCCTCGATCGCCGGGGTCACGCGCGGGTCAACCGCCTGCACGGCCTCGTCGCCGCGGACCGCGCAGCCTGCATTGAGCAGCATGGAGATCAGGGGCCTCAGATGCGTGTCGGCGCAGGCCCGGTCGACCAGCAGCGTCTCGGCCGCTCCGCAGACGCCCGTGCGGCGCATCTTGGCGTTCAGCACGATGCCCTTGGCCATCTCCAAGTCGGCCCCGGCATGCACATAGACGTGGTTGAGACCCTCCAAATGCGCGAAGACCGGCACCCGCGCCTCCTCCTGGACCCTGGCCACAAGGCTCTTGCCGCCCCGCGGCACGATCACGTCGAGATGGCCGTCGAGCCCCGACAGCATGGCGCCGACCGCTGCCCGGTCGCGTGTCGGCACTAGGCGGATCGCGTCCCGCGGCAGACCGGCCCGTTCCAGTCCCTCGCCCATCGCCTCGGCGATGGCGAGCGACGTGCGGAAGCTCTCAGAGCCGGCGCGGAGGATCGCGGCGTTGCCGGCCTTGAGGCAAAGCGCCCCCGCATCCGCCGTCACGTTGGGCCGGCTCTCGAAGATCACGCCGATCACGCCGAGCGGCGTCGCCACCCGTTCGATGACAAGGCCGTTCGGACGCTCGAATCGGGCGAGCACGCGCCCGACCGGGTCGGGGAGCGCCGCAATGCTCTCGACGGCCTCCGCGATGGATTCGAGACGGTCCGGGTTGAGAACGAGCCGGTCGATGAAGGCGCCGCTCTGGCCCTTGGCCTTCGCGTCCGCGAGATCCTCGGCATTGGCGGCCAGGATCGCATCCGCCCGAGCCCGGATGCAGGCGGCCATGGCCCTGAGCGCCGCATTCTTGTCGTCGACCTTCGCCAGCGCGACCTGCCTGGCCGCGGCTCGCGCCCGCCGGCCGAGTTCGGCCATGAGGGCCGGAACGTCAGGATCTCCAACCGATTCCGCACCTGGTGCGTTGAGGTGATCAGCAAGCACTTCCGCAATCAAGGCGCGAATCTCATCCATGTCCAGGTCCCAGCCCCTGACGGTTTCAGGGGAAATACGCCGTTCAGAACCCATAGCACGTCCGGCCGCGTCAGAGCCACGCCGCCCGGTCTCATCCGCCATGACGAGGGCGGAGATTCGGATCGGAACATCGGGCTGGCACTACAGGTCCTGGCACGGACCTTTCTACCCGGCGCGCCTGAAGATCAAGGATTTCCTCTCCTATTACGTCCAGCACTTCGATACCGCCGAGATCAACAACTCATTCTACCGCCTTCCGACCGAGCGGGCCGTCAGGGCCTGGCATGACGCCACCCAGAAAGGTGTCCTGTTCGCCTGGAAGGCCTCACGCTTCATCACGCACATGAAGCGGCTGAAGGGAATCGAGGAGAGCATCGATCTCGTCTTCGGCCGGATGAACGGCTTGGCCGAGAAGTTCGGCCCGGTCCTGTTCCAGCTGCCGCCTACCTTCAAGGCAGATGCCGAGACCCGGGAGCGGGTGGCGCGCTGCCTGTCGCTGATTCCGGAGGGCCGGCGCTGCGCCTTCGAGTTCCGGCATCCGAGCTGGTATGAGGAATCCACCTTCCGCATTCTACGCGACCATAATGCGGCGCTGTGCATTTCCGACCACGCGGATGCTCCGGCCCCGTGGGAAGGGACGGCGGACTTCGCGTATGTGCGAGCGCATGGCACGAACGGGCGGTATGAGGGCAGCTACTCGGCCGATACGCTGCAGGATTGGGCGCACCATATCGCCGATTGGCGAAAGAACGGACGCAGTGTCTATGTCTATTTCGACAACGACATCAAAAGCGCCGCTCCCGGGGACGCCCAGGCCCTGCTGCGGCTTCTGCCGGCCGATCAGTCGCTGAGCGCCATGTCGTCCCGGTGAATCATCTCGGTTCTGCCGGGATAGCCGAGGATTCCCTCGATCTCTCGGCTGGGACGGCCGATGATGCGCGCCGCATCCTCCGCATCGTAGGCCACGAGGCCCCGGCCGAGCACGCGGGTCTCGCTGCGGATCGCCACCGCGTCGCCGCGATGGAAGCTGCCTTCGATCCGGCGCACGCCCACCGGCAGCAGGCTCGCGCCACCCTGAAGCGCGCGGGCGGCGCCCTCGTCCACGTAGAGCGTGCCGCGCGGTTCGAGCGCGCCGGCGATCCAGGTCTTGCGCGCCGTCGCGGGATTGGACGGGGTCAGGAACCAGCTGCAGCGCCCGCCCTCGGCAATGCGCTTCAAGGGATTTTTCGTGCGGCCGTCCGCGATGATCATGTGGGTGCCGCCGGATGTCGCGATCTTGCCCGCCTCGACCTTCGTGCGCATGCCCCCGCGCGACAATTCGGAGGCTGCCCCGCCGGCCATGGCCTCGATGGAAGGCGTGATGCGCTCGATTACCGGGATGTGCTCGGCATCGGGATTGGATGCGGGCGGCGCCGTGTAGAGCCCATCGATGTCGGAGAACAGCACCAGAAGATCGGCCCCGATCATGGTGGCGACGCGCGCCGCCAGGCGATCGTTGTCGCCGTAGCGGATCTCCGAGGTCGCAACCGTGTCGTTCTCGTTGACGACCGGCACGGCGCGCATCTCGAGGAGCTTCAAGGTCGTGGCCCGGGCATTGAGATAACGACGCCGCTGCTCCGTGTCGGCAAGCGTCACCAGGATCTGGCCGGCCGTGATGCCGTGATGCGCCAGCACCTCGGACCAGGTGCGGGCGAGCGCGATCTGTCCGACGGCCGCGGCAGCCTGGCTTTCCTCCAGGCGCAAGGGACCGGAGGGCAGGCCCAGAACGGTGCGCCCCATGGCGATGGCCCCGGAGGAGACCACCAGAACGTCGGCGCCTTTCGCGTGTAGGTCCGCGATATCCTCGGCCAACGCCGCCAGCCAGGCATGGTTGAGCCGGCCCCGGGCCCGGTCGACCAGCAGGGCGGACCCAACCTTCAGGACCACACGGCGGAACTGGCTGAGTTCAGGGGTCACGGATGCCACTCTGCCTGTGGAGCGACGGGCTCCTCTTCGGCCCTGGCTTGGTCGATCACGGTCAGCAGCGCCTGGAGCACCTCCTGCACACCCTGCCCGGATGCCGACGAGACCACGTAGGGGGTCTGCTTCGCGGCCTTCTTGAGCTTCTTGAGCTGCTCCTTGAGCGTCTCCTCGTCCAGGGCGTCGGCCTTGGACAGCGCGACGATCTCGGGCTTCTCGGACAGGCCATGGCCATAGGCCTCGATCTCGTGCCGAACGGTCCGGTAGGCCTCCCCGGCATCCTCGCTCGTCCCCTCGACCAGATGCAGCAGAACGCGGCAGCGCTCCACATGGCTCAGGAATCGGTCGCCGAGCCCGACGCCCTCGGAGGCGCCCTCGATCAGGCCCGGAATGTCGGCCAGCACGAACTCGCGTCCATACGCCCGCACGACGCCTAACCCCGGGTGGAGGGTCGTGAAGGGGTAATCGGCGATCTTCGGCTTGGCCGCCGTGACGGTGGCGAGAAAAGTGGACTTGCCCGCATTGGGAAGACCGACGAGCCCGGCATCGGCGATCAGCTTGAGACGCAGGATGAGCGTACGCTCCTGACCCTCCTGGCCGGGATTGGCGCGGCGGGGGGCGCGGTTCGTCGAGGTGGTGAAATAGGCGTTGCCGAAGCCGCCGTTGCCGCCCTTCGCCAGCAGCACCCTCTGGCCCACATGGGTCATGTCGGCGATAACGGTCTCGCCGTCCTCTTCCAGGATCTCGGTGCCGGCCGGCACCTTGAGGACCGCATCGGCGCCCTTGGCTCCGTGCCGGTTCTTGCCCATGCCGTGGCCGCCGGTCTTCGCCTTGAAGTGCTGCTGGTAGCGGTAGTCGATGAGGGTGTTCAGCCCCTCGACGCATTCCGCCCAGACGTCGCCGCCGCGGCCGCCGTCGCCGCCGTCCGGCCCGCCGAACTCGATGAATTTTTCACGGCGAAACGACACGGCGCCGCCGCCACCGTTGCCGGAACGGATATAGATCTTGGCTTGGTCGAGAAATTTCATAACCCGCATCCTTTACGGGACTGGAGCATTTTTCGCAAAGAGCCGATCAGGCCCTGCGGTTGAGAAATGCTCCCGTCCGCGACGGTCCGCGGGAGCAACGCGGATAAAAGCGAAGCGCTCCCGTGATCACGGGAGCGCTCCCTTGGTTTCAACTTGCGAGGGACAGCCCCCGGTCCACCTCGATCTCGACGGAGAGGGGCTCCCGCACGAGGCCGGTATGGCCCCAGCTCTTCAGGCTCTCCCAAGCCCGCCGGTCGAGGCGGAAATGGTCGGCCGGGTAGAGCCCTCCCCGGGCCGGCAGCTCGACAAGGCCGGCGCCCTGATAGGCGAAGCCGCACTTTTCAAGCACCCGCCGGGAAGCCGGGTTGATGACCCGGGTCGACGCGGTGAGCTCGTCCCCATCGCCATAGGCGAAGAAGGCGTCGATCAGCGCTCTCGCCGCCTCGGTGGCATAGCCCCTCCCCCAGTAGGGGGTGCCGAGCCAGTAGCCGAGGCTGGGCTTTCCCGTCTCGGGGTCCGGACCGATGCCCACCATGCCGATCAGGCTGTTGGGCTTGCCCTTGGGCGTGATCGCGAGCTGCAGGCCCTGGCCGTCCGCATTGGACCGCCGGGACATGAAGATAAATCGCTCGGCATCGTCCGGGTGATACGGATGCGGAATTCGAGCCGTCATCTCCGCGACCGATTTCTCCCCGGCAAGGCGTACGATGGCTTGGGCATCCGCGAGACGGGCCCAGCGCAGCCAGAGGCCGCGGGTCTCGAGGCGGAAAACATCGTCACGGGTGAGGTCGGGAAACATCGTCTTGCTCCGATCCGGTGGGCCCTCCTTGGGCCCAAGAAATGACGAAGGGGAGGTGGACATCCCACCTCCCCTGTCAGTTTCGGATTGGAGCTTGGCCTTTAGGGCCTGTCTGGAGCTCTTCACCCGCCGGGTCGGTGTGATGCCGGCGGGAGCTCCTTCGTTTCGCTCTCGCCGTTTACTCTGCGGCCTCTTGGGCCGGTACGACCGATACAAAGGCTCGGCCTTGACGCGTCAGGAATCGGACTCGGCCATCAGCCGTGGCAAAGAGGGTATGGTCTTTGCCCATGCCGACATTGGCGCCGGCATGCCATTTGGTGCCGCGCTGACGAATAATGATGTTGCCGGCGACGACCTGCTGATCGCCGAACCGCTTGACGCCGAGACGACGGCCTGCGGAGTCGCGGCCGTTGCGAGACGAACCGCCTGCTTTTTTGTGAGCCATGGGTTACTCCCGTGTTCCTGGGTGATGCCGACGCTTATTCAGCGGTGGCCGGCGCAGCCTCGTCAGCCGCAGCCTTGGTGGTCTTCTTGGCCGCAGCCTTCTTGGGCTTTTCGCCACCGGCGAGGATCTCGGTGATCCGCACGACGGTATAGTCCTGGCGATGCCCGCGCTTGCGGCGCGAATTCTGGCGACGGCGCTTCTTGAAGGAGATGACCTTCTCGCCGCGGGTGTGTTCCACCACCTCGCCCGCCACGGTCACGCCCTCGATGAGGGGGGCGCCCACCTGGGTCGAGCCGTCGTTCGTGACCATGAGAACCTGGTCGAAGGTGACGGCAGTGCCAGGCTCGCCTGCGAGCGTGGCGACGGTGATGACGTCGTTGGCGGCAACGCGATACTGCTTGCCGCCGGTCTTGATCACTGCGAACATCTGATCCTCGTGTTCAAACCCAATTCTCAGCGGGGAAAGCCCCACCGGATTGGCTTTTTGGCAGTTTCCGGCTTCGGTTCACGGCAGGCTCGAGCCGCCGCATGGATACGAGCAGGCACGCGGACCCGCTCATAGATGACGCCTACCTACGGGCTGCCCTCTCCTTTGTCAATCAAAAACCTGATTTTTGGTGCTTGAAGACCCGCCAAGCCCATGATATCCACCCGGCCTCAACCAGCGGGCCCCAGGGCCTTCGCACCCCGGAGAGGTGGCAGAGTGGTTGAATGCACCGCACTCGAAATGCGGCATACGGGCAACCGTATCGGGAGTTCGAATCTCCCCCTCTCCGCCAGCATCCCTAGAAAGCCTTTGTTTACGCCAAGTTGAAGCCCGGCTTGGGTTTGCGGCTGCCATCCTGGTACAAAAGGGTGGTACAAAGGTCATGCGCGTGGCAAGCCCCTGGAAGCATCCCGACACTGGCATCTACTACTTCCGCCGCGGCGTTCCCGAAGCGCTCCGTCCGCTCGTCGGCAAGCGCGAGGAGAAGGTCAGTCTGGAGACCCGTGACTGGCGTGAGGCTGGGCCGCGGCACGCCGCAGTCGCCGCCGAAGTCTCAGCCCAGTGGGAGCGCCTGAGGCAAGCGGCTGCGCCAAAGCCGCTCGTCAGGCTCACGCACAAGGAGGCTGTGGCGCTCGCAGGCGAGATTTACCGCCGTCGGGCCGCGGCGCACGAGGCGGATCCCGGCAGTCCCGACCGCTGGCGGGACGAGTTGCTCATGGACGGCCTCTCTCACTCGCCCAAGGCGCGGCCTGTCGATCGCTTTCTGGCTCGGCAGCTGCATCGTCCTGCGGTCGAGGCCATCCTGGCCGAGCGTGGGATCGAGGTCGATGCAGCCGGCTTGGCGACCCTCACCCGCCTGGCCGCCGAGGCGGTGGAGCAGGCGGACGAGCGCCTCCTGCGGGCGGCGCAGGGCGACTATTCCCCTGACCCTCGCGAGGCACGCTTCCCGCCTTTAGGCGCTCCGCAGACTGCAATCGTCTCGCCCTCCGTCCTATTCGAGCCGGCTTGGGAGGCTTACCTCGCCGAGAGGAAGCCCGCCGCCGGCACCGCAAAGAGCTACCGCGGCGCGATGCGCAATCTCCTCGCCTTTGTCGGCACCGACGATATCGCTCGAGTGACCGAAGGCGACGTGCGACGCTGGAAGGCTCACCTGATCGAGCGCGGCCTCGATCCCAAGACGATCGAGGAGTCGAAGCACGCGGCGGTCAAATCTTTCTACGGCTGGGCAGTCCACGAGAAGAAGGTCGAGGTGAATCCTGCAGCTGACGTCCAGATGAAGGTGCCCAAGAAGCCCAAGCTACGCGAGCGCGAGTTCAATGAGCGCGAGCAGAAGCTGATTCTGTCGGCGACCTTTGCCCAGCCCAGCCGCCTGATCTCGCCTGAGCACGCAGCGGCCCGCCGTTGGGTGCCGTGGCTGTGCGCCTATGGTGGTGCTCGCGTCAACGAGATGACCCGGCTCAGGGGTCAGGACATCTATGAGGAGGACGGCGTCTGGGTAATGCGGATCACGCCGGAGGCCGGAACGGTGAAGACAGGCGTCGCCCGCATCGTACCGCTCCATCCGCACCTCATCGAGCAGGGCTTTCTGGCGTTCGTCTGATCCCGGGGCAAGGGGCCGCTGTTCTACTCTCCGGCGCGCCAGCGGGCGGCTCGGGCCGAGAACCCGACCTATGTCCGAATGGGCCAGAAGCTGGCCGAGTGGGTGCGAGGGCTCGGTGTGGATGATCCCAATGTCGATCCGAACCATGGCTGGCGGCACCTGTTCAAGACGCGCGGCCGGGAGGCCGGCATTGCGTCGGACAAGCTCGATGCGCTGCAGGGCCATGCCGCCGGCAGCGTCGGTGCCGAGTACGGCTCTTATCCCGCGACGGTACTGGTGCAGGAGATCGTCAAGCTGCCGCGCTTAGACGTGACGCCCGCCCATTCGAC is part of the Microvirga terrae genome and encodes:
- the rplU gene encoding 50S ribosomal protein L21, encoding MFAVIKTGGKQYRVAANDVITVATLAGEPGTAVTFDQVLMVTNDGSTQVGAPLIEGVTVAGEVVEHTRGEKVISFKKRRRQNSRRKRGHRQDYTVVRITEILAGGEKPKKAAAKKTTKAAADEAAPATAE
- a CDS encoding DUF6538 domain-containing protein gives rise to the protein MRVASPWKHPDTGIYYFRRGVPEALRPLVGKREEKVSLETRDWREAGPRHAAVAAEVSAQWERLRQAAAPKPLVRLTHKEAVALAGEIYRRRAAAHEADPGSPDRWRDELLMDGLSHSPKARPVDRFLARQLHRPAVEAILAERGIEVDAAGLATLTRLAAEAVEQADERLLRAAQGDYSPDPREARFPPLGAPQTAIVSPSVLFEPAWEAYLAERKPAAGTAKSYRGAMRNLLAFVGTDDIARVTEGDVRRWKAHLIERGLDPKTIEESKHAAVKSFYGWAVHEKKVEVNPAADVQMKVPKKPKLREREFNEREQKLILSATFAQPSRLISPEHAAARRWVPWLCAYGGARVNEMTRLRGQDIYEEDGVWVMRITPEAGTVKTGVARIVPLHPHLIEQGFLAFV